In Rhododendron vialii isolate Sample 1 chromosome 9a, ASM3025357v1, the following are encoded in one genomic region:
- the LOC131300226 gene encoding leucine-rich repeat receptor protein kinase EMS1 gives MGMAFRPLFLILFFSQAFLISASNAQTDQKALDGNEAKLLLSFKNSLENPQTLPSWTPNTPHCNWTGVTCLKNRVTSLVLRTHSLKGPLSPSIFSLSALIVLDLYSNLLYGQIPEKISQLQRLQELDFSNNQLSGELPSQLGELTQLKTLKLGLNSFTGNIPLELGNLPKLHSLDLSGNGLTGNIPTQIGNLKTLSFLALGNNLLTGSLCPIVKLQSLTALDVSNNSLCGPIPPGIGNLRNLTDLYIGLNRFSGELPAEIGNLENLENFFSPSCSITGPLPETISLLKSLNKLDLSYNPLRCSIPKSFGKLQNLSILNLVYSELNGSIPGELGNCSNLRTLMLSFNSLSGSLPKELAKLPMFSFSAEQNQISGSLPSWIGKWDHMDALLLSSNQISGKIPPEIGNCTNLNQVSLSNNLLSGEIPKEICNAVALAELDLDNNFLLGSIEDTFVKCGNLTQLVLVNNQIVGLIPEYLLELPLTVLDIDSNNFTGSIPKSLWNSTNLMEFSAADNLLEGTLPVEIGNAVLLERLDLSNNRLRGTIPKEIGKLLSLSVLNLNSNFLEGTIPVEVGNCIGLTTLDIGNNLFNGSIPEKLSHLAQLQCLVLSHNNLSGYITSKPSKYFRQVNIPDSSFIQHHGVYDLSYNRLSGSIPEELGSCLVMVDLILSNNMLSGEIPVSLSHLVNLTTLDLSGNFLSGGVPPEFGNSIKLQGLYLGKNQLNGIIPESLGQLSGLVKLNLTGNILSGPIPSSIGNLNELTHLDLSSNCLSGELPSSLSRMVNLVGIYVQDNRLSGHIDQLFLNSMVWRIESANLSNNFFNGNLPHSLGNMSYLTSLDLHRNMFTGEIPPELGNLMQLEYLDVSGNRLSGQIPEEICCLRNLLSLNLSDNGLEGPVPRNGICQNYSKIALDGNKDLCGGILGLASCPIKRFDRRRRFFNFWGVASILLGTALITLSIAIVIRIWVSTRRSRGIGPQDTDESKVNSSTDQNLYFLSSSRSKEPLSINIAMFERPLLKLTLANILEATNNFCKTNIIGDGGFGTVYKAQLPGGKTVAVKKLNQAKTQGHREFLAEMETLGKVKHPNLVPLLGYCSFGDEKVLVYEYMVNGSLDLWLRNRTGALEVLDWIKRLKIATGAARGLAFLHHGFIPHIIHRDIKASNILLNEDFEPKVADFGLARLISACETHVSTDIAGTFGYIPPEYGQSWRATTKGDVYSFGVILLELVTGKEPTGPEFKEIEGGNLVGWVFEKIKKGRAVDVLDPALLNADSKQMMLQTLQIAAICLCDNPVNRPTMLHVLKLLKAIKGE, from the coding sequence atggGTATGGCGTTTAGGCCTTTGTTTCtcattctcttcttttctcaaGCATTTCTCATTTCAGCCTCCAATGCCCAAACAGACCAGAAAGCATTGGATGGAAATGAAGCAAAGCTTCTGCTTTCTTTCAAAAACTCCCTTGAAAATCCCCAAACCCTCCCCTCATGGACCCCAAACACCCCCCACTGCAACTGGACCGGCGTAACCTGTCTCAAAAACCGAGTCACCTCACTCGTTCTCCGAACTCACTCTCTCAAAGGCCCTCTCTCCCCCTCCATCTTCTCCCTCTCCGCCCTCATTGTCCTAGACCTCTATTCCAACCTCCTCTACGGCCAAATCCCAGAGAAAATATCCCAACTCCAACGCCTCCAAGAGCTGGATTTTAGCAACAACCAGCTTTCCGGCGAGTTACCGAGCCAACTCGGTGAGTTGACTCAGCTTAAAACCCTCAAACTCGGGCTCAATTCCTTCACAGGGAACATCCCTCTGGAGCTGGGAAATCTGCCAAAGCTCCACTCTTTAGACCTCTCCGGCAACGGCCTCACCGGAAACATTCCTACCCAGATTGGAAATCTGAAAACTCTCAGTTTTCTTGCCCTGGGCAACAATCTACTCACAGGTTCTCTCTGTCCTATTGTAAAGCTTCAATCTTTAACTGCATTGGACGTGTCAAACAACTCTCTCTGTGGCCCTATTCCACCTGGAATAGGAAACTTGAGGAACCTAACCGACCTTTACATTGGACTCAACCGGTTTTCCGGCGAGCTTCCGGCGGAAATCGGAAATCTTGAAAATCTTGAGAATTTCTTTTCCCCTTCTTGTTCAATCACAGGCCCTCTGCCAGAAACAATCTCATTGCTCAAATCacttaacaaacttgacctTTCTTACAATCCATTGAGGTGTTCAATCCCCAAGTCATTTGGGAAACTTCAAAATTTGAGCATATTGAACCTGGTTTATTCGGAGCTTAACGGTTCTATTCCTGGTGAGCTTGGAAACTGTAGTAATTTGAGGACACTGATGCTTTCTTTCAACTCCCTTTCTGGGTCATTACCAAAAGAGCTGGCAAAACTTCCcatgttttcattttcagcCGAGCAGAACCAGATTTCTGGTTCGTTGCCTTCTTGGATTGGAAAATGGGATCACATGGATGCGCTCTTGCTTTCAAGTAACCAAATTTCGGGGAAAATTCCTCCGGAAATCGGAAACTGTACGAATTTAAACCAGGTGAGTCTCAGCAACAACTTGTTGAGTGGTGAGATTCCAAAGGAAATATGCAACGCGGTGGCGTTGGCAGAGCTTGATCTTGACAATAACTTTCTTTTGGGTTCGATCGAGGACACGTTTGTGAAGTGTGGTAATCTTACTCAGTTGGTTTTGGTTAATAACCAGATTGTGGGTTTGATTCCGGAGTACTTATTGGAGCTTCCCTTGACGGTTCTTGATATTGACTCCAACAATTTCACGGGTTCAATTCCTAAAAGTTTGTGGAATTCGACGAACTTGATGGAGTTTTCGGCTGCTGACAATCTTCTAGAGGGGACATTACCTGTGGAGATTGGTAATGCTGTGTTGCTAGAAAGGCTTGATCTTAGTAACAATCGGTTGAGGGGCACAATTCCTAAGGAAATTGGGAAACTCTTATCACTTTCTGTCCTGAATTTGAATTCCAATTTCCTTGAAGGAACTATTCCAGTTGAGGTTGGAAACTGCATTGGGCTAACCACATTGGACATTGGAAACAACCTGTTCAACGGGTCGATTCCAGAGAAACTATCCCATCTTGCTCAGTTACAATGCTTGGTTCTTTCTCATAATAACCTGTCTGGGTATATCACCTCCAAGCCATCAAAGTATTTTCGCCAAGTCAATATCCCGGATTCTAGTTTCATTCAGCACCATGGAGTATATGATCTTTCTTATAACAGACTATCTGGTTCCATACCAGAAGAGTTGGGAAGTTGTTTAGTGATGGTGGATCTTATTCTGAGCAACAACATGCTGTCTGGTGAGATTCCAGTGTCTCTTTCTCATTTGGTGAACCTTACGACTTTAGACCTTTCCGGAAATTTCCTATCTGGTGGTGTTCCACCTGAGTTTGGAAACTCTATCAAGCTTCAAGGGTTGTACTTGGGGAAAAACCAGCTCAATGGGATTATACCGGAAAGCCTAGGTCAATTGAGTGGCTTGGTGAAACTGAATTTGACTGGAAATATCCTCTCTGGGCCAATCCCATCTAGTATTGGGAACTTGAATGAGCTTACCCACTTGGATTTGAGCTCTAATTGCCTTAGCGGTGAGCTCCCTTCATCTCTTTCAAGAATGGTGAACCTTGTTGGTATATATGTACAGGACAACCGGCTTTCTGGCCATATAGACCAGCTTTTCTTGAATTCCATGGTGTGGAGGATTGAATCTGCAAATTTGAGCAATAACTTCTTCAACGGGAACCTGCCACATTCGTTAGGAAACATGTCTTATTTGACCTCGTTGGATCTTCATCGAAACATGTTTACAGGAGAGATTCCTCCTGAGCTTGGAAACCTAATGCAGCTTGAATACTTGGATGTTTCTGGGAACCGTCTTTCAGGGCAGATTCCTGAGGAAATTTGCTGCCTTCGGAATTTGCTTTCCCTCAATTTGTCAGACAATGGGTTGGAAGGGCCGGTGCCTAGAAATGGAATTTGCCAAAACTACTCAAAGATTGCATTGGATGGAAACAAAGATCTCTGTGGGGGGATTTTGGGTTTGGCATCATGCCCTATCAAGAGGTTCGATAGAAGAAGAcgatttttcaacttttggggAGTGGCTTCAATTCTACTCGGAACTGCTTTGATTACCCTGTCGATTGCTATCGTGATTCGCATATGGGTGAGTACAAGGAGGAGCAGGGGAATTGGTCCCCAAGACACTGATGAAAGCAAGGTCAACAGTTCAACTGATCAAAACCTCTATTTCTTGAGTAGCAGCAGATCAAAGGAGCCCTTAAGCATCAACATAGCTATGTTCGAGCGGCCACTCCTCAAGCTGACTTTGGCCAACATTCTGGAAGCCACCAACAACTTCTGCAAAACCAACATAATCGGAGATGGAGGATTCGGAACTGTTTATAAAGCCCAGTTGCCCGGTGGGAAAACCGTGGCGGTCAAGAAGTTAAACCAAGCCAAGACACAGGGCCACCGCGAATTCCTAGCCGAAATGGAAACGCTAGGTAAGGTCAAGCACCCGAATCTGGTCCCACTTCTTGGGTACTGCTCTTTTGGCGATGAGAAGGTCCTTGTGTATGAATACATGGTGAATGGGAGTTTGGATCTTTGGTTGAGAAACAGAACTGGAGCTCTTGAGGTTTTAGACTGGATCAAAAGGCTCAAAATCGCAACTGGTGCTGCTCGAGGGCTAGCGTTTCTCCACCACGGGTTCATTCCTCACATAATTCATAGAGATATCAAAGCGAGCAATATTTTGCTCAACGAGGATTTTGAGCCGAAAGTCGCAGACTTCGGGTTGGCTAGACTGATTAGTGCTTGTGAGACCCATGTGAGCACTGATATTGCTGGGACATTCGGGTATATCCCGCCAGAGTATGGGCAGAGTTGGAGGGCTACTACTAAGGGAGATGTTTACAGTTTTGGGGTGATTTTGCTGGAATTGGTGACTGGAAAGGAGCCGACTGGACCGGAATTCAAGGAGATCGAAGGTGGGAATTTGGTGGGTTGGGTGTTTGAGAAGATCAAGAAAGGGAGGGCTGTTGATGTTCTTGATCCCGCGCTGCTGAATGCGGATTCGAAGCAGATGATGCTTCAAACACTTCAGATTGCCGCTATTTGCTTGTGTGATAACCCAGTTAATCGACCTACGATGCTACATGTACTTAAGCTGCTGAAAGCAATAAAAGGGGAGTAA
- the LOC131300228 gene encoding uncharacterized protein LOC131300228, with protein MSTLASQICNQISSVFTNPTTTPPPLDILVEEISCAAARNGKIFVYGVGREGLMLKALCMRLAHLSLSAHCIFDMTTPPISPRDLLIASAGPGGFSTVDAICGVARSSGARVLLLTAQPESGSSVAYASVVGHVPAQTMADDEAGESRPLLPMGSLYEGALFVLFEMVVFKLGEVLGEGPEAVRARHTNLE; from the coding sequence atgtCAACCTTAGCCTCCCAAATATGCAATCAGATAAGCTCCGTCTTCACCAAccccaccaccacaccaccacctcTCGACATCCTAGTTGAAGAAATCTCCTGCGCCGCCGCCCGTAACGGCAAGATCTTCGTATACGGAGTGGGCCGGGAGGGCCTCATGCTGAAAGCCCTCTGCATGAGACTGGCCCACCTGAGCCTCTCGGCCCACTGCATCTTCGACATGACCACCCCCCCAATTTCCCCCCGCGACCTCCTGATCGCCTCGGCGGGGCCCGGCGGGTTCTCCACCGTCGATGCGATCTGCGGCGTGGCTCGATCCAGCGGCGCCCGCGTGTTGTTGCTCACAGCTCAGCCCGAGTCCGGATCGTCTGTGGCGTACGCGAGCGTAGTCGGTCATGTTCCGGCGCAGACTATGGCGGACGATGAAGCGGGAGAATCCCGGCCGCTGCTTCCGATGGGGAGTCTATACGAAGGGGCTCTGTTTGTGTTGTTTGAGATGGTGGTTTTTAAGCTGGGTGAGGTTTTGGGGGAAGGGCCTGAGGCAGTTCGAGCTCGACACACCAATTTAGAGTGA
- the LOC131300229 gene encoding uncharacterized protein LOC131300229, with protein MEKKRERDPSMWWTNERHMDYLNSMEDSFVQTMLKNNGSLLRLDRYVPDSSESTLDLKLSERRRRRRHSTSSDILHIPYPKTRTDMKTKRPSSQPHTCSSQDQVVPQLA; from the exons atggaaaagaagagagagagggatccAAGTATGTGGTGGACAAACGAGAGGCACATGGACTACTTGAATTCAATGGAGGATTCGTTCGTCCAAACCATGCTTAAAAACAACGGTTCCTTACTCCGGCTCGATCGGTATGTGCCGGATAGTTCAGAGTCAACCCTTGACTTGAAATTATcggagaggagaaggagaaggaggcATTCTACCTCATCAG ATATTCTTCACATTCCCTACCCAAAGACAAGGACTGACATGAAAACGAAAAGACCATCATCTCAGCCCCACACTTGTTCATCTCAAGATCAG GTGGTCCCTCAACTTGCATGA
- the LOC131300230 gene encoding 25.3 kDa vesicle transport protein SEC22-1 has product MVKMTVVGRVSDGLPIAQGPRYVSEEDDNISSYMQQAEFILEEISRSGSLAPSKMIIPVDDNHCFHYMVESGVCFIALCDHSYPRKLASYYLEDLVKEFEKFDKSLINKITKPYSFVRFDGIIGNIRRQYIDTRTQSNLSKLNAHRQQDLDVITQALSTILERRQQLDTLEKLEKAIAAPRTVSPIWCSRFLEEIALKWTPIATIALVGVVLFWSRLLLTDGFTVLTF; this is encoded by the exons ATGGTGAAGATGACAGTAGTTGGAAGGGTGAGTGATGGGCTGCCTATTGCACAAGGTCCGAGGTACGTTAGTGAAGAAGATGACAATATCTCATCTTACATGCAACAGGCAGAGTTCATACTCGAAGAAATCTCAAGATCAGGATCATTGGCTCCTTCTAAAATGATCATCCCAGTCGATGATAACCATTGCTTCCA CTATATGGTTGAGAGCGGAGTTTGCTTCATCGCATTGTGTGATCATTCATATCCAAGAAAACTAGCTTCCTATTATCTAGAAGATTTGGTGAAGGAGTTTGAGAAGTTCGACAAGAGCCTCAtaaacaaaatcacaaaaccGTATAGCTTTGTCAGATTCG ATGGGATTATTGGAAATATCAGAAGGCAATACATTGATACAAGAACACAGTCTAATCTGTCGAAGCTTAATGCTCATCGTCAACAAGATTTGGATGTCATTACCCAAGCCTTGTCCACAATACTAGAAAGAAGGCAACAATTGG ATACGTTGGAAAAACTGGAAAAAGCAATTGCAGCTCCTCGTACAGTTTCCCCAATATGGTGCTCCCGCTTCCTTGAG GAAATTGCATTGAAATGGACACCCATTGCAACCATCGCATTAGTCGGCGTGGTACTTTTTTGGAGCAGATTGTTACTCACTGATGGCTTCACAGTATTGACTTTCTAA